The genomic region TCTAGAGTCGCATCTGGCCGGTCTCCTCTCCTCTGTATTAGCGACAGCAATTTTAGCAGCCGCAGGATTTCATTATTTCTATGCCAGATATTAGATATGCCTAACAAACACACAAAACCCAGGCATCAATCATTGGGAGTCATAGCAACCATGCCAAAATGGAGAGgactttaatttaattacccCCAGTCTCACACACCCCCATAAATCTAAACCCTGTCATCATCCACGTCAAAGCCAAAAGTTTAGGAACCCCACAGCTTAACCCTGGTTTAAcataaaatccatgacacaGCCACTgtattcctttttcttcaatttttatttgtctctTTTTATCACACCCACATGACATAAATCTCTGTCACTCCCCTGCTCCTCACCATACTACAGAACACAAacagaaaacataaaaaacagAGTTTAAAAGCAGAGAAAACAGAGCAAAAGACCGAATATTCAATGTTTGTTTCCATGCAATGGCAATTTCAGGCTCAGATACTCAAACCCCATCGAGCAAAGTGACTACTCCGATTGAAATCCACTGCGTCAAATGTGAGTCGTGCGGCTTCACAGAGGAATGCACCACTACTTATATCCTGCGTGTCAGGGAACGTTACCAGGGCCGTTGGATTTGTGGACTCTGCATCGAGGCGGTCAAAGATGAGGCTCTGAGATCGGATACGCTTATCTCCACGGAGGAAGCACTGGACCGACACATCAGCTTCTGCAAGAAGTTTAGGGCGTCGAGTCCTTCGGATGAAACGGAGCACCCCATCTCTGTCATGGGCAGGATTCTTCGCCGAAGCCTGGATTCACCGCGAGCTCTTAGGTCTAATTCAAGTAGTGTCTTGCCAGCATTTGGAGAAGTTAAGGGTTCTACTCTTCCTCGATCTGAGAGTTGTTTCCCTGCTCTTTCTGGCTGAATTATTTCTTGTCGAGTTTAAAGGTAAAtatgaaagaagaaaacaggGGAACTCTGTTTCAATGTCAGATTGTTATATAGACTATATATAGGGTCTTTGTTGCTCTAATGTTTAGCTATCTGAATTTATGGACCTTCCAGTGaatatagcatatatatatatatatatctgatGAACTGCttcaagttttaatttttttttatatttagcGTGTGTTCTTTCAAACTTttttatgcattttttttgTGAGTATAATCCAGGCATATTTATAACTTAATGCCTCCTTCAGTTTACAATGACTCTGGCAGCTGAAGCCGATAACAGTTAAAAGAGAATAGTGGCACTTTTCTTGAGTAATGAACGGTGGTTTGATTTGTCTTAATTTTGCACGTTTAGGAGAAAAGAATCTTACAGCATGTGAGCTTTTTATGAAAATGGTGGCGTTTGTGCTGGTTTTGAGTCAAATACCAGCCTGGCCAGCTGTGAAAAATGCCCTAGATGGAAGGGGTATGCAGATAAAGAAATTGTGGCATTAAAGGTAATTACAAAAGAATATGAAGACAAGACATGAACGTGCAAGGAAAATTCCTAGAAACAAAGGAAGGATTGGACCATGCTTAGACTCATCTGCTGATTTTctcctctttccttttttttttttttttattttcttaatttggGGGTATTGAGTCTCGCCCTATAACAGTCCTAGTACAAATCTTGGTTGCTGATTAAACAGATTCTAGCAATGTGCTAGAACAAAGAAGTTTCCAGACATGTCGAGCCAACATTGGTTTGAACTCTTAAAACATTATCAAACCTGATGAAAAAACCAAAGGTGGGACAGGCTCCCTTGACGCCCATTCGATTTGAGTAGATTAGGCCAAGGTTTCCTGTCATATTATAACCTGGAACAGCGCAGTTAGCCAGCTGGTACAGTAGCTTGCAGTCTCAATTAGCAAAATGtacaatcaaataaaaaatatccaGGCCTacccttttcttctctttttctttggcAACAATTTGAACCCTCCCCTCAAAAAGATATCCAGAGTTTTGCCTGACATTTTTGAAATATCTTTGCCCCAAGACCAAGGGTATTAATGTGTGGCAGAAGAGCATTCGGCCAGGTAACTGCTGCTGATTCGGCTAGTCAGCTCTGTTGGACTTGGAATTGCTTTCTGCAGTTCCCTAAATTGATGGATCAAGGAATCCCTCGCACTTTTTTAGTAGTAGTTTTACCCACCCTATAATAAATTCGGCTTCTACCCATCAATGAAATTATTATCGAAAGTAAAGCCTGTAGGAACTCTGATTGAGATGTAGAGCTTAGCTAGAATTCTCTTCCTGGTCATTCTGCATTTTAAGGGAACCCACAT from Theobroma cacao cultivar B97-61/B2 chromosome 9, Criollo_cocoa_genome_V2, whole genome shotgun sequence harbors:
- the LOC18588264 gene encoding uncharacterized protein LOC18588264 — translated: MAISGSDTQTPSSKVTTPIEIHCVKCESCGFTEECTTTYILRVRERYQGRWICGLCIEAVKDEALRSDTLISTEEALDRHISFCKKFRASSPSDETEHPISVMGRILRRSLDSPRALRSNSSSVLPAFGEVKGSTLPRSESCFPALSG